From one Nonomuraea polychroma genomic stretch:
- a CDS encoding ROK family transcriptional regulator: MNNTTASLRQSNLSRALLLLHERAEVTRAELTSALAVSRNTTAQVVGDLVAYGLVEELDAPRTGRRGRPTTTLRPGPVSPVTVACEVAPHQVRIGVVRIGRRLTDLQVHRLPDDSPQSVIKLLRDLLPAVVARFANRCVGVSVAIYGLVDPSGRVDIAANLGWNGVPLQEELSATGSLGVPVVVGNDASLAALYEARHGAGRHAGTCLYLYGATGVGGGLTVDGRLMSGRHGYTGEVGHMLINPQGRTCRCGRVGCWETEVDWWALRRRWKPIEDRGADDEAAAREVYEAAERGDERAIQSVRDTAAWLGEGLGSLLNVIDPDVIVLAGGLSSLYSADPATVLSHALARRIGRPVDLREILVVSSDQRDAALLGAAERLLQPVLEQPPLPE, translated from the coding sequence GTGAACAACACAACCGCCTCCCTCCGGCAGAGCAATCTGTCGCGCGCCCTCCTCCTGCTCCACGAGCGGGCGGAGGTGACCAGAGCCGAACTGACCTCCGCGCTGGCCGTCTCCCGCAACACGACCGCGCAGGTCGTCGGCGACCTCGTGGCCTACGGCCTGGTGGAGGAACTCGACGCACCCCGCACCGGGCGCCGCGGGCGCCCCACGACCACGCTGCGGCCGGGGCCAGTCAGCCCTGTCACGGTCGCCTGCGAAGTGGCTCCGCACCAGGTGCGCATCGGCGTGGTGAGGATCGGACGCCGCCTGACAGACCTCCAGGTCCACAGGCTGCCAGACGACAGCCCGCAGAGCGTGATCAAGCTGCTTCGTGACCTGCTTCCCGCCGTTGTAGCGCGCTTCGCGAACCGCTGCGTCGGCGTCTCCGTGGCGATCTACGGTCTGGTCGACCCGTCTGGAAGGGTCGACATCGCGGCCAACCTCGGCTGGAACGGAGTGCCCCTGCAGGAGGAACTCTCAGCCACCGGGTCCCTTGGCGTGCCCGTCGTCGTCGGCAACGACGCATCACTGGCGGCACTGTACGAGGCCCGGCACGGGGCAGGCCGGCACGCGGGGACGTGCCTGTACCTCTACGGCGCGACGGGAGTCGGTGGCGGCCTGACCGTCGACGGCCGGCTGATGTCAGGGCGCCACGGCTACACCGGCGAGGTGGGACACATGTTGATCAACCCGCAGGGCCGCACGTGCCGCTGCGGCCGCGTCGGCTGCTGGGAGACCGAAGTCGACTGGTGGGCTTTGCGTCGCCGCTGGAAGCCCATCGAAGACCGTGGCGCCGACGATGAAGCGGCGGCCAGAGAGGTCTACGAGGCAGCCGAAAGGGGCGACGAACGGGCGATCCAGTCCGTCCGCGACACGGCAGCCTGGCTGGGCGAGGGGCTGGGCAGCCTGCTGAACGTCATAGATCCCGATGTCATCGTGCTGGCCGGAGGGCTGTCGTCCCTCTACTCCGCGGATCCCGCCACTGTGCTGAGCCATGCTCTGGCCCGCCGCATCGGGCGGCCCGTCGACCTCCGCGAGATCCTCGTCGTCTCATCCGACCAACGGGACGCCGCCCTGCTGGGGGCCGCTGAGCGCCTGCTGCAGCCCGTCCTGGAACAACCGCCTCTGCCGGAGTAG
- a CDS encoding HAD family hydrolase: MTRVRVSPDRLLAHREGDLTPPKTCEALLFDWDGTLADSTSANYASLHRALTGTGAALTRDWFDRRTGLSTREMVSIIAAEQRLDLDTDSVVALRDRAYLGLLSEVRAVRPLAALARREHGRRRTAVASGSGAHTLHPTIDALGLRLLFDTIVTREDAQRGKPAPDLFLEALHRLKVPVARALVYEDSDEGVEAALRAGVSVVDVRPLTGRGHLVPPAPGAGAVSPR; this comes from the coding sequence ATGACCCGTGTCCGTGTGTCACCAGACCGCCTGCTCGCGCACCGCGAGGGCGACCTCACGCCACCGAAGACGTGCGAGGCGCTCCTGTTCGACTGGGACGGGACGCTCGCGGACAGCACGTCGGCCAACTACGCGAGCCTCCACCGAGCCCTGACGGGGACCGGTGCGGCGCTCACCCGTGACTGGTTCGACCGGCGCACCGGCCTGTCCACCCGGGAGATGGTGTCCATCATCGCCGCCGAGCAGCGTCTCGACCTGGATACCGACTCCGTCGTCGCCCTGCGCGACCGCGCCTATCTGGGCCTTCTCTCGGAGGTGCGTGCCGTGCGGCCGCTGGCCGCCTTGGCTCGCCGGGAACACGGCCGGCGGCGGACGGCCGTCGCGTCAGGCAGTGGCGCCCACACCCTGCATCCGACGATCGACGCCCTCGGCCTCCGGCTTCTGTTCGACACGATCGTGACCCGTGAGGACGCCCAGCGAGGCAAGCCCGCACCCGATCTCTTCCTCGAGGCACTCCATCGGCTCAAGGTGCCGGTCGCCCGCGCTCTGGTGTACGAGGACAGTGACGAAGGCGTTGAAGCGGCGCTGCGCGCCGGCGTCAGTGTCGTCGACGTGCGACCCCTCACCGGCCGCGGCCACCTGGTGCCCCCCGCCCCGGGCGCGGGCGCCGTATCCCCACGCTGA
- a CDS encoding sugar phosphate isomerase/epimerase family protein, with amino-acid sequence MRVAAFPKCYIDEISHGQMSLFEWIEQAQTLDVDGLELYERFLPSTDVTFLDQVGDALQRHGFEMPMLCCSPDFTHPDAGERQRAVDREMEMIAVARHLGGPGVTCRVLSGQRHPGVTDEQGIAWVLEALDRLLPVARQHDVVLAMENHYKDGNWRYPEFAQRPEIFRHIVDAVQDRDHFGVQFDPSNAIVAGADPVDFLRTVADRIVSMQASDRYLEEGHSLAEMREADGTLGYSPHLKHGVVGRGLNDYDEIFRILRAVGYDGWISIEDGLNGLEEMAESVRFLRAKISQYPAPPEGASDFVSAAAPTALADGEDRS; translated from the coding sequence ATGCGCGTCGCCGCGTTCCCGAAGTGCTACATCGACGAGATCTCCCATGGGCAGATGTCGCTGTTCGAATGGATCGAGCAGGCACAGACCCTTGACGTCGACGGGCTGGAGCTTTACGAGCGATTCCTGCCGTCGACGGACGTGACCTTCCTCGACCAGGTCGGTGACGCATTGCAGAGGCACGGTTTCGAAATGCCCATGCTGTGTTGTTCACCCGACTTCACCCATCCCGATGCGGGTGAGCGTCAGCGCGCCGTGGACCGCGAGATGGAAATGATCGCCGTTGCGCGTCACCTGGGCGGGCCGGGCGTGACCTGCCGGGTGCTGTCCGGCCAGCGGCACCCCGGCGTCACCGACGAGCAAGGGATCGCCTGGGTCCTTGAGGCGCTCGACCGGCTGCTGCCCGTGGCTCGGCAGCACGACGTCGTCCTGGCGATGGAGAACCACTACAAGGACGGCAACTGGCGTTATCCAGAGTTCGCGCAGCGTCCCGAGATCTTTCGCCACATCGTGGACGCGGTGCAGGACCGCGACCATTTCGGTGTCCAGTTCGATCCCTCGAACGCCATCGTCGCAGGGGCCGACCCTGTGGACTTCCTTCGCACCGTGGCCGACCGGATCGTCAGCATGCAGGCATCCGACCGATACCTGGAGGAGGGTCACTCGCTTGCGGAGATGCGTGAAGCCGACGGCACCCTGGGATACTCCCCTCACCTCAAGCACGGAGTCGTCGGTCGGGGGCTCAACGACTACGACGAGATCTTCCGCATCCTGCGCGCGGTCGGGTATGACGGGTGGATCAGCATCGAAGACGGCCTCAACGGGCTGGAGGAGATGGCCGAAAGCGTCCGGTTCCTCCGAGCAAAGATCTCCCAGTACCCCGCGCCACCGGAGGGTGCCTCCGACTTCGTGTCCGCCGCCGCGCCCACGGCCCTCGCCGACGGCGAGGACCGGTCATGA
- a CDS encoding zinc-binding dehydrogenase → MKALVKYGAADGDVEIRELPEPEATPGRILVEVEAVGVCGSDLHMWRNTHSWPVSQPVVLGHEMAGRVVDAGGIRGIVPGQRITCETAASVCGSCTYCRTGAYNMCPERRGYGALADGAFTRLLSVRPDIVHVVPDGVPTEHAALSEPVCVAYNALVERTRIVPGDVVVIQGAGAIGIMAAQVARLAGAGTVVMLGTAVDAKRLPVALAVGADHAVDITTCDPGEVVRDLGDGRGADLVVDCTGVSRALLQSMQFVRPLGTIAKIGWGPQPLDFSLDPLVAKAVTLAGSFSHTYETWERVLRLMSTGAVRMAPLVGGVYDLPDWNEAFEAMENGTNVKSVISGF, encoded by the coding sequence ATGAAGGCCCTGGTGAAGTACGGGGCCGCGGACGGTGACGTCGAGATCCGCGAACTGCCGGAGCCCGAAGCGACTCCCGGCCGCATCCTGGTCGAGGTCGAAGCCGTCGGTGTGTGCGGCAGCGACCTCCACATGTGGCGCAACACCCACAGCTGGCCGGTCAGCCAGCCCGTCGTCCTCGGCCACGAGATGGCCGGGCGGGTAGTCGACGCCGGTGGAATACGCGGGATCGTCCCCGGCCAGCGGATCACCTGCGAGACGGCGGCGTCGGTGTGCGGCTCCTGCACCTACTGCCGGACAGGCGCCTACAACATGTGCCCAGAGCGCCGCGGTTACGGAGCACTGGCCGACGGCGCCTTCACTCGGCTGCTCTCCGTCCGTCCGGACATCGTCCACGTGGTCCCGGACGGCGTGCCGACCGAACACGCCGCGCTGAGCGAGCCGGTCTGCGTCGCCTACAACGCGCTCGTCGAACGGACCCGGATCGTTCCCGGCGATGTCGTTGTCATCCAGGGTGCCGGAGCCATCGGCATCATGGCGGCGCAGGTCGCCCGGCTCGCCGGAGCCGGAACGGTCGTGATGCTCGGGACAGCCGTCGACGCGAAGCGGCTTCCCGTCGCACTGGCCGTTGGCGCGGACCACGCCGTGGACATCACAACGTGCGACCCCGGCGAAGTGGTCCGCGATCTCGGAGACGGGCGGGGCGCGGACCTGGTTGTCGACTGCACCGGTGTCAGCCGCGCGCTGCTGCAGTCCATGCAGTTCGTCCGCCCGCTCGGCACCATCGCCAAGATCGGATGGGGGCCGCAGCCGTTGGATTTCAGCCTCGACCCCCTGGTGGCCAAGGCGGTGACGCTGGCCGGCTCGTTCAGCCACACCTACGAAACGTGGGAACGCGTGCTGAGACTCATGTCCACTGGTGCCGTTCGCATGGCTCCCCTCGTCGGCGGCGTGTACGACCTTCCCGACTGGAACGAGGCGTTCGAGGCGATGGAGAACGGCACCAACGTCAAATCGGTCATCAGCGGATTCTGA
- a CDS encoding carbohydrate kinase family protein, with product MFSAQVCGHVCLDLIPTLSSAPSTLPGALHDVGPLQARPGGCVANTGGDLHALGSRVTTVSRIGSDEAGHILARLLTARDSAVHTLLTEHQAGTSYSIVVQSPGSDRTFWHHPGANNSFAVSDVNPRASDLLHLGYPPLLAGLTADGAVGWLDLFSEARAAGVTTSLDLAVVDSRSAAATVDWPSVLARVLPLCDVISPSRDDLISALGWAIPASQRGLVDAARALLDRGVAVAMVSGGTVGLALAVAERHRLAKSRVMLANAAEWAGQTWWMPAPPVSATGTTGAGDAASAGLLYGLLTGRGPARSLMTAAAAAAHRVGDAERLPPYGDGTAYLTATGPFRMPD from the coding sequence GTGTTCTCAGCCCAGGTCTGCGGCCATGTCTGCCTCGACCTCATTCCCACGCTGTCGTCAGCCCCTTCCACGTTGCCCGGCGCTCTGCACGACGTGGGGCCGCTCCAGGCTCGCCCCGGCGGCTGCGTCGCCAACACCGGCGGCGACCTGCACGCGCTCGGATCCCGCGTCACCACAGTGAGCCGCATCGGCTCGGACGAGGCCGGACACATCCTGGCGCGGCTGCTCACCGCACGGGACAGCGCTGTCCACACCCTTCTTACCGAGCATCAGGCCGGAACGTCGTACTCCATTGTCGTCCAGTCGCCCGGCTCTGATCGCACGTTCTGGCACCACCCGGGCGCCAATAACTCCTTCGCGGTGAGCGACGTGAACCCCCGTGCCTCCGACCTGCTGCATCTGGGATACCCGCCGCTGCTTGCGGGGTTGACCGCCGATGGTGCGGTCGGCTGGCTGGACTTGTTCAGTGAGGCACGGGCGGCGGGCGTGACCACCTCCCTCGATCTTGCCGTGGTGGACTCGAGATCCGCGGCCGCGACCGTGGACTGGCCCTCTGTACTGGCGCGCGTCCTGCCGTTGTGCGACGTGATCAGTCCGAGCCGGGACGACTTGATCTCCGCGCTCGGATGGGCGATACCGGCGTCCCAGCGTGGGCTGGTGGATGCCGCGCGGGCGTTGCTGGACAGGGGCGTCGCCGTTGCCATGGTCAGCGGCGGTACTGTCGGGCTGGCACTGGCGGTGGCCGAACGGCACCGGTTGGCCAAGAGCCGCGTCATGCTCGCCAACGCGGCCGAGTGGGCGGGCCAGACATGGTGGATGCCGGCACCGCCGGTGTCCGCGACCGGCACCACCGGAGCGGGAGACGCGGCATCGGCCGGCCTACTGTACGGACTACTCACTGGTCGGGGTCCCGCGCGCAGCCTGATGACCGCCGCCGCCGCGGCCGCGCACCGCGTCGGAGATGCCGAGAGGTTGCCCCCTTACGGGGATGGCACGGCCTATCTCACCGCGACTGGACCGTTCCGTATGCCTGACTGA
- a CDS encoding class I fructose-bisphosphate aldolase, whose product MSFHRLNRLLHPRTGRCLDVAVDHGFFGEPSFLTGIEDMTGVVDALVGAAPDAIQLTPGQAALLQERPGRDKPALVLRTDIANVYGNPLDPYLFSVHFPDAVEQAVRLDAACVVANLLHLPGRPEVREACIRSIMALRRDCTAAGMPLMIEPLVMRDNSIGGGYMVDGDVLKITALVRQARELGADLIKADPTDDVLEYHRVVQAAGDVPVLVRGGGKVDDRELLNRTEAVLRQGARGIVYGRNIIQHANPAAIVRALMSVLHEGTGAEQAAEQLAASAEGRR is encoded by the coding sequence ATGTCATTTCACCGTCTCAACCGTCTGCTCCATCCCCGGACCGGGCGCTGTCTCGACGTCGCCGTCGACCACGGCTTCTTCGGGGAGCCCTCGTTCCTCACCGGGATCGAGGACATGACCGGCGTCGTCGACGCCCTTGTCGGCGCGGCACCGGACGCGATCCAGCTGACACCCGGGCAAGCAGCGCTGTTGCAAGAGCGGCCCGGCCGCGACAAGCCGGCGCTGGTGCTGCGCACCGACATCGCGAACGTGTACGGCAACCCCTTGGATCCGTACCTGTTCAGCGTGCACTTCCCGGACGCCGTCGAGCAGGCGGTGAGGCTGGACGCCGCCTGCGTGGTCGCCAATCTGCTGCACCTGCCCGGCCGCCCCGAGGTGAGGGAAGCTTGCATCCGCAGCATCATGGCGCTCAGACGGGACTGCACCGCCGCGGGAATGCCACTGATGATCGAGCCGCTCGTCATGCGCGACAACAGCATCGGTGGCGGCTACATGGTCGACGGCGACGTGCTCAAGATCACGGCACTGGTGAGGCAGGCCCGCGAGCTTGGGGCCGACCTGATCAAAGCGGACCCTACCGACGACGTGCTCGAATACCACCGCGTTGTGCAGGCGGCCGGAGACGTGCCCGTCCTCGTCCGCGGGGGTGGCAAGGTGGACGACCGCGAACTGCTCAACCGAACCGAGGCCGTCCTGCGGCAAGGGGCACGGGGCATCGTCTACGGCCGGAACATCATCCAGCATGCGAACCCCGCTGCGATCGTCCGCGCCCTGATGTCCGTCCTTCACGAGGGAACGGGCGCGGAGCAGGCCGCAGAGCAACTCGCCGCCAGTGCGGAGGGACGCCGATGA
- a CDS encoding Gfo/Idh/MocA family protein: MNRQRVNIGIIGGGLMGREIATALGRWHALVDHPVSPRLTAVCDTNPAALAWFDQIESVTTKVADYRDLLADDKIDVVYIAVRHDLHEQMYIDAIRAGKDLLGEKPFGIDLDAASAIAAATAEAPDVFVRCSSEMPFYPGAQAAIDHIRSDTLGDLIEASCGFSHSSDLDLSKPINWKRQRQYCGEAGVMNDLGMHVLHVPLRLGWHPTSVFAILQDLVPRRHDASGRLVDCDTFENATLVCQAPRPNATGGFPLTLTTKRIDPGQKNTWSLHVTGMQGGVSFSTREPRTLRVMESRRGEQVWQEVQMGSQSVWPTVTGGIFETGFSDAILQMWAVYLAERAGALGDRFGCVTMQEAVSSHAIFAAALESHRGQRAVTPSTAPALHV, translated from the coding sequence ATGAACCGGCAGCGGGTCAACATCGGCATCATAGGCGGGGGCCTCATGGGTCGCGAGATCGCCACCGCACTGGGGCGCTGGCACGCCCTCGTCGACCACCCGGTCAGTCCGCGGCTGACCGCGGTCTGCGATACGAATCCGGCGGCACTGGCGTGGTTCGACCAGATCGAGAGCGTCACGACCAAGGTCGCCGACTACCGTGACCTGCTCGCGGACGACAAGATCGATGTGGTCTACATCGCAGTACGGCACGACCTTCACGAGCAGATGTACATCGACGCCATCAGAGCAGGCAAGGACCTGCTCGGCGAGAAGCCCTTCGGCATCGACCTGGACGCGGCATCCGCCATCGCTGCGGCGACGGCCGAGGCTCCTGACGTCTTCGTCCGCTGCTCCAGCGAGATGCCGTTCTATCCCGGTGCCCAGGCGGCGATCGACCACATCCGGTCGGACACGCTTGGCGATCTGATCGAGGCATCCTGCGGCTTCAGCCACTCCAGCGACCTCGACCTCAGCAAACCGATCAACTGGAAGCGCCAGCGGCAGTACTGCGGCGAGGCGGGCGTGATGAACGACCTGGGCATGCACGTGCTGCACGTCCCTCTGCGCCTCGGCTGGCATCCGACCTCCGTGTTCGCGATACTGCAGGACCTTGTCCCACGGCGCCACGACGCTTCCGGCCGGCTCGTTGACTGTGACACCTTCGAGAACGCCACGCTCGTCTGCCAGGCGCCGCGACCGAACGCAACAGGCGGGTTCCCGCTCACCCTGACAACCAAGCGCATCGACCCAGGCCAGAAGAATACCTGGTCCCTGCACGTCACCGGCATGCAGGGCGGAGTCTCCTTCAGCACCCGAGAGCCCCGCACACTGCGCGTCATGGAGTCCCGCCGGGGCGAGCAGGTATGGCAGGAGGTGCAGATGGGCAGTCAGTCGGTCTGGCCGACGGTGACCGGAGGCATCTTCGAGACCGGGTTCTCCGACGCGATTCTGCAGATGTGGGCCGTGTACCTCGCGGAGAGGGCCGGTGCTCTCGGCGACCGGTTCGGCTGCGTGACCATGCAGGAAGCGGTCAGCAGCCATGCCATCTTCGCCGCGGCACTGGAGAGCCACCGCGGACAACGTGCGGTCACCCCCTCGACGGCACCTGCTCTTCATGTCTAG
- a CDS encoding alcohol dehydrogenase catalytic domain-containing protein, with translation MSVRPGRAGTLRLTPTSAPDPAEGAVLVDTLWLGICGTDREIAAGALGRPPTGEDDLVLGHEVVGRIAEAPESSELTAGQLVTVIVRRPVGTPCRNCAAGNWDLCMDGHFTEHGIFGRHGFGRRQFRIEPDAVVPVPADLGMCGVLVEPASVVAKAWQHIDHLTRRVPAATGAVLVTGAGPIGLLAALLSTQRGHETYLLDRTGGEHRQHLAAAVGAHLVVGSVDDLDISPAVVVEATGSGSIVRSVVHAAAPNAVVCLLGVCASSAEASWDVGLMNNVLVHSNKLLFGSVSASRTHYDLAIRALQNAPPEWLDRMITRRLPVRHAMAAFDKEPEDIKTVIDFTGHGPSAAPETAGAS, from the coding sequence TTGTCCGTCCGACCGGGACGGGCAGGGACGTTGCGCCTGACACCGACCTCTGCCCCCGACCCCGCCGAAGGGGCCGTCCTGGTCGACACCTTGTGGCTAGGGATCTGCGGAACGGACCGGGAGATCGCGGCTGGCGCTCTGGGGCGTCCCCCCACCGGAGAGGACGACCTGGTGCTCGGCCACGAGGTCGTCGGCCGGATCGCGGAGGCTCCCGAAAGCTCCGAACTGACAGCGGGCCAGCTCGTGACCGTGATCGTACGAAGACCGGTCGGCACGCCGTGCCGTAACTGTGCGGCCGGGAACTGGGACCTCTGCATGGACGGTCACTTCACCGAGCACGGCATCTTCGGCCGCCACGGATTCGGGCGCCGCCAGTTCCGCATCGAGCCCGACGCGGTCGTCCCGGTGCCAGCGGATCTGGGGATGTGCGGCGTGCTCGTCGAGCCCGCCAGCGTGGTGGCGAAGGCCTGGCAGCACATCGACCACCTGACCCGGCGCGTGCCCGCGGCGACAGGTGCCGTGCTGGTGACCGGCGCAGGGCCGATCGGGCTCCTCGCGGCACTGTTGTCCACCCAGCGCGGCCACGAGACCTACCTTCTCGACCGCACAGGTGGGGAACACCGGCAGCACCTCGCCGCGGCCGTCGGCGCGCACCTCGTGGTCGGGAGCGTCGACGACCTCGACATCTCCCCGGCCGTCGTCGTCGAGGCCACCGGGTCCGGCAGCATCGTGCGTTCCGTCGTGCACGCCGCGGCGCCCAACGCCGTCGTCTGCCTCCTGGGCGTCTGCGCCTCATCGGCTGAGGCATCCTGGGACGTGGGGCTGATGAACAACGTCCTGGTGCACAGCAACAAGCTGCTCTTCGGCAGCGTCAGCGCCAGCCGGACCCACTACGACCTCGCGATTCGGGCCCTCCAGAACGCACCACCGGAATGGCTGGATCGCATGATCACCCGGCGCCTCCCGGTCCGCCACGCCATGGCTGCCTTCGACAAGGAGCCGGAAGACATCAAGACGGTCATCGACTTCACGGGACACGGGCCATCGGCCGCGCCGGAGACGGCGGGGGCATCGTGA
- a CDS encoding FAD-binding oxidoreductase, with product MTTPNTPNAGAPANVVSPMLVDALREIVGSEHVRTAPADLIPYARDATPLFKGSPDIVVFTRTAEQVARVLATATANRVPVTPRGAGSNLCAGTVPLRGGIVLALTRMTDILEVSKAELLARVQPGVPTANARRGVRRSRGDP from the coding sequence GTGACCACGCCCAACACGCCCAACGCCGGAGCACCTGCGAACGTCGTGTCGCCCATGCTCGTTGACGCGCTGAGGGAGATCGTCGGCAGCGAGCACGTGCGCACGGCACCCGCTGATCTCATCCCGTACGCCCGCGACGCCACACCGCTGTTCAAAGGCTCCCCGGACATCGTGGTCTTCACCAGAACCGCGGAGCAGGTGGCCCGCGTCCTCGCGACGGCGACCGCCAACCGGGTCCCTGTCACGCCCCGCGGAGCCGGCAGCAACCTGTGTGCCGGGACCGTCCCCCTGCGCGGCGGCATCGTCCTCGCCCTGACCCGGATGACCGACATCCTCGAGGTCAGCAAGGCCGAGTTGCTTGCCCGCGTACAGCCGGGCGTGCCGACCGCCAACGCTCGCAGAGGCGTCCGCCGCAGTCGGGGCGATCCTTGA
- a CDS encoding FAD-linked oxidase C-terminal domain-containing protein has protein sequence MPAYSRACRPPTLAEASAAVGAILEQGIVPSTLEFLDRTCIRAVESYADLGLDVDAGALLLFGDDGPPQVVAEHLAVMRDVCRHAGARRAEVATDAARAEALLAARRCSLPALARLGSLLILEDVTVPRPHLPEMVSRIERTAARHGVLIGTFGHAGDGNLHPTCVIDPNDDTAVARSHAAFDHIFTAALELGGSITGEHGVGAAKLPYLERHLGSDQLMLMARIKKAFDPAGILNPGKLGS, from the coding sequence TTGCCCGCGTACAGCCGGGCGTGCCGACCGCCAACGCTCGCAGAGGCGTCCGCCGCAGTCGGGGCGATCCTTGAACAGGGAATCGTCCCCTCGACGCTGGAGTTCCTGGACCGCACCTGTATCCGCGCCGTCGAGTCCTACGCCGACCTCGGCCTGGACGTGGATGCGGGAGCCCTGCTGCTTTTCGGTGACGACGGACCACCACAGGTGGTGGCCGAACACCTCGCCGTCATGCGGGACGTGTGCCGGCACGCCGGTGCCCGGCGCGCGGAGGTCGCTACCGACGCGGCCCGGGCCGAAGCGCTCCTCGCCGCCCGCCGATGCTCACTGCCCGCGCTGGCGCGGCTGGGCTCGCTGCTGATCCTGGAAGACGTGACGGTGCCCCGCCCGCACCTTCCGGAGATGGTGTCCCGCATCGAGCGGACGGCCGCCCGACACGGCGTGCTCATCGGCACCTTCGGCCATGCCGGGGACGGCAACCTGCACCCGACGTGCGTCATCGACCCCAACGACGACACCGCGGTCGCGCGCAGCCATGCAGCCTTCGACCACATCTTCACCGCGGCACTCGAACTGGGCGGGAGCATCACGGGCGAACACGGGGTGGGCGCGGCAAAGCTGCCATACCTGGAGCGCCACCTCGGCTCGGACCAGCTGATGCTCATGGCCCGGATCAAGAAGGCCTTCGACCCCGCGGGCATCCTCAATCCCGGAAAGCTGGGCTCATGA
- a CDS encoding (Fe-S)-binding protein: MRRTSNGPLPDDLLSTCVSCGFCLPACPTYNLTGDERSSPRGRINLMRALQEGTLTADDPTMIEESSFCMGCRACEPVCPAGVQYGHLLEQWRHEVWQGDHKPVLVRLLTAIVTHRRLVHLLGVPRLLRHLVTSRGGRQVATAGEPADRSPARDATRPGAQLMLGCFERALFPAVSDAAQALAPELEVPAPQGCCGALHAHNADPERGSAMAERLGSELPGLIVTTAGGCAAHLASVLGEERVLELSQYLSTAWRPTGHLLFGGRRARVALQDSCHLRNGLGVWREPRDLIAAVADYVELPGAATCCGAAGTYSLLRPADSRAVLAPKLEALEEANVDVVVALNPGCLRQLRSGLARAGSPITAMHLAELLLAARQNRDIGAPHRKGPLRLLRRGSRGRQAQPRGGTGAG; the protein is encoded by the coding sequence ATGAGACGAACCTCGAACGGTCCGTTGCCGGACGACCTCCTGTCCACCTGCGTCTCCTGCGGTTTTTGCCTGCCCGCGTGCCCGACGTACAACCTCACCGGCGATGAGAGGTCCTCGCCGCGCGGGCGTATCAACCTCATGCGGGCGCTGCAGGAGGGAACGCTCACCGCGGACGACCCCACCATGATCGAGGAGTCCTCCTTCTGCATGGGATGCCGGGCCTGCGAACCCGTCTGCCCGGCCGGCGTGCAGTATGGTCACTTGCTCGAACAGTGGCGCCACGAGGTCTGGCAGGGAGACCACAAGCCCGTCCTCGTCCGACTGCTGACGGCGATCGTGACGCACCGGCGACTGGTCCACCTGCTTGGTGTGCCCCGCCTGCTGCGCCATCTGGTGACTTCTCGAGGCGGGCGGCAAGTCGCCACCGCGGGCGAACCGGCTGACCGCTCACCGGCCCGCGACGCCACGCGGCCCGGAGCACAGCTGATGCTCGGCTGCTTCGAGCGGGCCCTGTTCCCGGCAGTCTCCGATGCGGCGCAGGCTCTCGCCCCCGAACTGGAAGTGCCCGCGCCGCAGGGGTGCTGCGGCGCCCTGCACGCGCACAACGCCGATCCGGAGCGTGGCTCGGCCATGGCCGAGCGTCTCGGGAGTGAGCTGCCGGGACTCATCGTCACGACAGCGGGCGGTTGTGCCGCTCACCTCGCCTCCGTCCTGGGCGAGGAGCGGGTGCTCGAACTCTCCCAGTACCTATCAACGGCGTGGCGGCCCACGGGCCACTTGCTCTTCGGAGGCCGCCGGGCGAGGGTAGCGCTACAGGACTCCTGTCACCTGCGCAACGGCTTGGGCGTGTGGCGGGAGCCACGCGACCTCATCGCCGCCGTAGCCGACTACGTGGAACTGCCAGGGGCCGCTACGTGCTGCGGGGCAGCGGGCACATACTCGTTGCTGCGCCCCGCCGACAGCCGGGCAGTGCTCGCGCCGAAGCTGGAGGCGCTCGAAGAGGCGAACGTCGACGTGGTGGTCGCGCTCAACCCGGGCTGCCTGCGCCAATTGCGGTCCGGCCTGGCCCGCGCCGGTTCACCCATCACGGCCATGCACCTGGCCGAGCTGCTCCTGGCCGCGCGGCAGAACCGCGACATCGGGGCGCCTCACCGCAAGGGGCCCCTTCGGCTGCTCCGCCGCGGGTCCCGCGGCAGGCAGGCACAGCCGCGCGGAGGTACGGGTGCAGGCTGA